The proteins below come from a single Esox lucius isolate fEsoLuc1 chromosome 7, fEsoLuc1.pri, whole genome shotgun sequence genomic window:
- the LOC117594694 gene encoding uncharacterized protein LOC117594694: MERTVFLMILLSGLCSFSSCLSHQYYYVNTNKTWTEAQNYCRETYTDLATISDQNDQDSLTSLFNSRGLSSGEAWIGLKYIFRWSLEDTQTAQSYCRDLYTDLATVRNPTENQAIQNLTLSEDSSDMGVWIGLFIYGLWSDGGNSNGFSTHINIAADIYRLNQTCVTAQTFVYFFDQYNINNCNNTYNFFCYSVVTLPVQW; the protein is encoded by the exons ATGGAAAGAACAGTGTTCCTGATGATTCTGTTATCAG GACTGTGCAGCTTCTCCTCATGTCTCTCTCATCAGTATTACTATGTGAACACGAATAAGACCTGGACTGAAGCTCAGAACTACTGCAGAGAGACCTACACTGACCTGGCAACCATATCTGACCAAAACGACCAGGACAGTTTGACTAGTCTGTTCAACTCTAGAGGTCTTTCTTCTGGTGAGGCCTGGATAGGACTGAAGTATATCTTCAGATGGTCTCTGGAAGACACCCAGACAG CTCAGAGTTACTGCAGAGATCTCTACACAGACCTGGCCACTGTGAGGAACCCGACAGAGAACCAGGCCATACAGAACCTAACGCTGAGTGAAGATTCCTCAGACATGGGAGTGTGGATAGGTCTGTTCATCTATGGATTGTGGTCAGATGGGGGCAATTCCAATGGCTTCTCCACACATATCAATATAGCTGCAGATATTTATAGATTGAATCAGACCTGTGTCACAGCTCAAACGTTTGTCTACTTTTTTGACCAATACAACATCAACAACTGCAACAACACATACAACTTTTTCTGCTACAGTG TGGTAACACTCCCGGTCCAGTGGTAA